From the genome of Amycolatopsis camponoti:
CGTTGAGGTGCACGGTCACCGGCGTGTCGAGGCCGTCCTGGATGTCGGCGAGCGACTTCTCGAGGTCCGCGACGAGCTGCTGCGCGCGGGCCTTCGTCTCGACGATCGCGAGCTTGCAGAACTCCAGCCCGGTGCACGCCATCACGCTGCGCCGCCACGGCGACGGCTTCGACTCCAGGCCCAGCTCGGCCAGCTCCGCCTGGAGCGTCCCGAGCTGCGCCTCCGGGACGTCGAGCACGACCAGCTTCTGCTGCGGGGTGAGCCGGACCCGGCCCGAGCCCGCCCGCTCGGCGGCCTTGGCCACGGCGACCAGCGTGCCGCCGGAGACGCGCCCGGCGATCGGGGCCGCGCCGACGTAGAACTTGCCGTCGACCTGCGGGTGCACGCCGACGTGGTCGATCGGCACGGCCGGGTCGACCGGCGGCGGGCCGTCGATCAGCTCCCGCTTGAGGTACTCGTCCTGCAGCACCTGGCGGAACTTCTCGGCGCCCCAGTCCTTCACCAGGAACTTGATCCGGGCCCGCGAGCGCAGCCGCCGGTAGCCGTAGTCGCGGAAGATCGAGATGACGCCTTCCCAGACGTCCGGCACCTCGTCGATCGGCACCCAGGCGCCCAGACGCTGCCCGAGCATCGGGTTGGTGGAGAGGCCGCCGCCGACCCAGAGGTCGAAGCCGGGGCCGTGTTCGGGGTGGTTCACGCCGACGAAGGCGATGTCGTGGATCTCGTGGGCCACGTCGGGCTGGCCCGAGATGGCGGTCTTGAACTTGCGCGGCAGGTTCGCGAACTCCGGCTTGCCGATGTAGCGGCGCTTGATCTCGTCGATGGCCGGGGTGCCGTCGATGACCTCGTCCGCCGCGATGCCCGCGACCGGCGAGCCGAGGATGACGCGCGGGCTGTCGCCGCAGGCCTCCATCGTGGTCATGCCGGCGTTCTCGAGCTTCGCCCAGATCGTCGGGACGTCCTCGATCCGGATCCAGTGGTATTGGATGTTCTGCCGGTCGGTGATGTCGGCGGTGTCCCGCGCATACGCCTGCGAAATCTCGCCGAGCACGGTGAGCTGCTCGGTGCTCAGCACGCCGCCGTCGAGCCGGACCCGCAGCATGAAGTAGCGGTCGTCGAGCTCTTCGGGCTCCAGCGTCGCGGTGCGGCCGCCGTCGATGCCCGGCTTGCGCTGGGTGTAGAGGCCGAACCAGCGGAAGCGGCCGCGCAGGTCACCCGGGTCGATCGCGTCGAACCCGCGGTGGGCGTAGATGTTCTCGATCCGCGCCCGCACGTTGAGCGGGTGGTCGTCCTTCTTGGACCGCTCGTTGGGGTTCAGCGGCTCCCGGTAACCGAGCGCCCACTGCCCTTCACCGCGCTTCTGCTTGACGCGCGCGGGGCGGGCGGGGGTCTGGGGCGTGGCCATGGCGGCGTCCTCCGAGAGGCTTTCGTGGCGGCGGAGGAACACCGGCTCGCGGGTGTGTCCTCCGGCGCCGGCTGTCCAGATTTCGTGGCAGGTGGTGGGGCGGGAGTCAGCGAACGGGTACGCAGAGGGCGCTGGCGACCCGCAGGAGGTCGACGTGGCGGCGGGCCACGAGGAGAACACCGGCATGAGTCACGGCGTCAGCGTGCCACGCGTCCACAATGTGGTCCAGCGGTGCCCGGATGGTGGGAGAAGGGTCACTCGCCTGGGAGAATGCGGTCGACCAGCAGGCCCACGACCTGCGCGTCCGAGTACCCGGAGAAGGCCTCGGGCAATGTCAACCGCTCGACGGTCAAGCCGGTCAGGGCCAGATAGAGCAGCAGGACCTCGTCGCGTCCGCCGGGCAGTCCGGCGGCTTCGTGGAAGCCCGCGCTCAGCTCGAAGCTCTCCTTGACGGTCGCCGTCAGCGCCGCCGCCAACCCGGGCCGCCGGTTCGCCTCCAGCCGCAGTTCGAGCAGTGCGAGGTAGGAGCTGCGGCGAGTGGTCAGCCGGGTCATCAGGTCGCCGAGCAGTGCGGCGACCCGTCCGGTCGACGGCTCTTCGGCCCGCGGATCGGCCAGCACCTCCGCCGGTGCGGACAGCCGGACGTGCACGCGGTCACCCGCCTCGGCCAGCAGCTGGTCGCGGTCGCGGAAGTAGTTCGACGTCGTCCCGGGCGGGACGCCCGCCTCGGTGTCGACCGCGCGGTAGGTGAGCCCGCGCGCGCCGTCCCGGGCGAGGACCTCGATGGCCGCGTCCGTCAGGGCCGTCCGCCGCTCGGTGTTCTGCCGCACGAATCCTCCTTGCCCGATTCAAACCACTATGTTTAGAGTACTACAGACATAGTGGTTTGACGGAGGGGAAGCGCGGATGCAGGTCAAGGGTTTCGGGGCGGGGTACCTGGTCGACGACGTCGCCGCGACCACCCGCTTCTACCGGGAGGTGATCGGCCTGCCGGTCACGGTCGAGCTGGACTGGTTCGCCAGCGTCAACGCCGGCGCGCCCGGCTACGAGATCAGCTTCGTGCGGCGTGGGCACGAGTCGGTTCCGGAGGGCTACCGGGCACGGCCGGTGTCGGGGCTGGCGTTCGGGCTCGTCGTCGAGGACGCCCGGGCCGAGGCGAAGCGGCTGGAAGAAGCCGGTGTGGAGCTGGTCACGCCGGTCGTCGACGAAGCCTTCGGGCAGCGGCACTTCTACGTCGCCGACCCGAACGGTGTGCTGCTCGACGTCATCGAGATGATCCCGCCGGACCCGGACTGGGCGGCGGCGAACCTCCCGGCGTCGTAGGGGACAATCGGGGGGTGCCCGTGCTGCGTCCCGACTCCACCACCTCGATCGAACCGGCGTTGCCGGAGAGCGCGCTGAAGGGGCTCGGCAGCAGAACGTTCGGGGTCTACGTGCACGTCCCGTTCTGCGCGACGCGCTGCGGCTACTGCGACTTCAACACCTACACCGCGGGTGAGCTCGACTCGGACTCGTCGCCGCAGTCCTGGCTCGAAGGGCTGCGGCGCGAGCTGGAGCTCGCCGCGAAGGTCCTGGTCGTGCCGCCCGCCGCGGACACCGTGTTCGTCGGCGGCGGCACGCCGTCGCTGCTCGGTGCCGACGGCCTCGCCTCGGTGCTCGACGCCGTGCGCGACGTCTTCGGGCTCGCCCCGGGCGCCGAGGTCACGACGGAGTCGAACCCGGAGTCGACGTCGCCGGAGTTCTTCGCCGGGATCCGCGAGGCCGGCTACACGCGCGTCTCGCTCGGCATGCAGTCGGCCGCGCGGCACGTGCTGAAGATCCTCGACCGCGTGCACACCCCGGGCCGGCCGGGCCAGGCCGCCGCCGAAGCGCGGGCGGCCGGGTTCGAGCACGTGAACCTCGACGTGATCTACGGCACGCCCGGAGAGCGCCCGGACGATCTCCTCGCCACGCTCGACGCCGTGCTGGCCGCGGGCGTCGACCACGTGTCGGCGTACGCGCTGATCGTCGAAGAGGGCACCGCGCTGGCCCGCCGGGTGCGCCGCGGCGAGCTGCCCGCGCCGGACGACGACGTGCTGGCCGCGGACTACGAGATGATCGACGCGACGCTGTCGGCGGCGGGCCTGCGCTGGTACGAGGTGTCGAACTGGGCGGCGGACGACGCCGCCCGCTGCCGCCACAACCTCGGCTACTGGCGCGGCGACGACTGGTGGGGCGCCGGGCCGGGCGCGCACAGCCACGTCGGCGGCGTGCGCTGGTGGAACGTCAAGCACCCGGCGCGCTACGCCGCGCTGCTGGCCGCCGGCGAGTCGCCCGCGGGCGGGCGCGAGGTGCTCACCGACGACGACCAGCACCTCGAGCGGATCATGCTCGAACTGCGCGTCGCCGAAGGACTTCCGCTGGACGTCCTCGACGAGCCGGGGCTGGCCGAAGCCCGGGCGGCGGCGGCCGAGGGCCTGCTCGATCCGTCCGCTTTGGACACCCGGGGCCGCGCGGTGCTGACCGACCGCGGACGGCTCCTCGCCGACGGCGTCGTCCGGCGTCTCGCGGGCTGACGGGATTAAATCGCGCGGCCCGGTCGTTGCTTGTATCGAGCAACGACTTTTGAGGAGGCCTCATGGCGCGCGCGATCAGGTTCGGCGAGTACGGCGACGTGGAGGTCCTGCGGGTCGAGGATGTCCCGAAGCCGGTACCGGGACGGGGGCAGGTGCTCGTCGAGGTCCGCGCCGCCGGGATCAACCCGGGTGAGGCCGCCATCCGCCGCGGGCTCCTGCACGAGCGTTTCCCGGCGACCTTCCCGTCCGGACAGGGCAGCGACTTCGCCGGCGTCGTCGCGGAACTCGGCGAGGGCGTCGAGGAGATCGCGGTCGGCGACGAGGTGATCGGCTTCGTGAACACGCGCTCGAGCCACGCGGACTACGTCGTGGCGGAGGCTTCGGACCTCACGCCGCGGCCCGACGGCGTGTCGTGGGAGGCCGCGGGGGCGCTGTTCGTCGCCGGCACCACGGCCTACGCCGCGACAGCCGCGGTGTGCCCGCGCGAGGGCGACACGGTCGTCGTCTCGGGTGCCGCCGGCGGCGTCGGATCGCTGGCCGTCCAGCTGGCTCTGCTCGCGGGCGCCCAGGTGATCGGCCTGGCCGGTCCGGCGAACCACGAATGGCTGCGCGCGCTGGGCGCGATCCCGGTGACCTACGGCGACGGCGTGCTCGACCGGATCAGGGAAGCGGCCCCGGACGGCGTGCACGCCTTCGTCGACACGTTCGGCTCCGGCTATGTGGAACTGGCTCTGCACCTGGGCATCCACCCCGGCCGGATCGACACGATCATCGACTACGAGGCCGCCGGGAAGTACAACGTGAAGACCGAGGGCAACGCGGCCGGGGCCTCGGCCGAGGTGCTGCGCGAGCTGAGCCTGCTGGTGGGCAAGGGACTCCTGGAGGTGCCGATCGCCCGCGTCTACCCGCTGGACGAGGTGCACGACGCCTACCGCGAACTGGAGCAGCGCCACACGCGCGGCAAGATCGTCCTGGTTCCCTAGTTCTTCGCCGCGACCACCTTGAGGCCGGCGAGGTAGACGTCGAGAGCGAACTCCAGGCGGTCGGTCGCGGTCTCGGCGGAGAAGAACTCGCCGATGTGCAGCATGTTCGGGAACGCTTCGGGCGGCAGTGAGCGCATGTACGCCACCATCTGCTCGCCGCGTTTCGCCGTCTCGGCTTCGTCGATGTCGCCCCAGGTCCAGCCGCTCGCTTCGTAGGCGTACGCCTTGGCGTAGAGCGCCAGGGCGTCGCCGGCGAACGTCGCCTGCTTGAGGGTCAGGCCACCCGCGCGCAGCAGGGCGAGCATCGCCTCGCCCTGCCGCAGCGAGCTGGGCGTGACCGGCACGGCGATGTCCCACGCCACCCGCGCGATGCCGGGGTGGGCGACCATCACCCGGATCTGGCCGCGGACCAGGTCTTTCACCTGCTCGTCCCAGTGCGCCGGGTCCGGGTCCGGGATGGGCGCTTCGGCGAGCACGGCGTCGAGCATCAGCTCCGCCAGCTCGTCCTTGTTGGCCACGTGCGCGTAGAGCGACGCGGGTCCCGTCTCCAGCTCCTGGGCGACCCGCCGCATGGTGACCGCGTCGAGGCCCTCCTTCGCCAGGATCTCCAGCGCCGTCTTCACGACCAGCTCCTGGGAGAGCGCGGGTTTCGCGGCGCGGCGGCTCGGGGCGCTGCGCCACGGTGGCGGGGGAACGGTCACGCGAACACTGTACTTGACGCGAACGTTGTTCGTATGTAGAACGGTGTTCGTAAAACGAACATCGTTCGTAAAGGGGATCTCATGACCACGACCACCGCCGAAGCCGACGTTCGCGCCGTGCTCGGCCGCCTCACCGAGGCGTGGAACTCCGCCGACGCCGCCGCGTACGGACGGCTCTTCACCGAGGACGCGGACTACGTGACGTTCTTCGGGATGAACCTCCCTGGCCGGGAGACGATCGAAAGCTCGCACCGCGCCCTCTTCGAGGGGCCGCTCAAGGGCTCCAAGCTGACCGGGCAGCTCGGCGCGGCGGCGAAGGTGCGCTTCGTCCGCCCGGACGTCGCCGTGGTCGTCGTGGGTGGCGGTTCCTCGCTCACGGGCGCCGACACCACCGACGAAGGCCGTGATTCCACCGTCAGCTTCGTGCTCGTCCAGGAGGGTGGCGAATGGCTGATCACGGCGTTCCAGAACACGCGCGTCTCGGATCCGCGCGGGTGAAAACGCTTGCGGAGGCGACGGGCGTCGTCGCGCGGCCGCCCGCGGAGGTGTTCGAGGACGTGCTGCGCCGCGTGACCGGGGGCGGGTACCCGATGCGGACGGAGGTCGACCGCGAACGGGGGTTCCTCGCGGTCCAGGGCGGTTGGTGGTACCGCGGCGAATACCGCGTCACGGCCGATCCGGGCGGCGCGCGCGTCGAGCACCGGGTGGTCAACGCGGCTTCGTGGGGGCGCTGGGGAGTCCCGTTGGCCAACCGGTTCTTCGTTGGCTTCCAGGCGAAGACGACTGCCGGTTTTGCCCGGATGCTCGAAGAACTGGGGCGGCCCGGTGGCCACGGGCCGGACTTGGCGCGTACGGTGCTTAGGTAACCCTTAGTTCTTTGAGGAGTGGTCGATGGCTGAAGCACCCCGGCGGTCCGGGCGTCCCGCGGTGCGGCTGCGGGTGCTGCGCACCGAGCGGCTGACCCCGCACATGATCCGGATCGTCGCGGGCGGCGAAGGCATCGCCGACTTCACGCCGAACGCGTTCACCGACGCCTACGTGAAGGTGCTGTTCAAGGTGCCGGGCGTCGAGTACCCGGAGCCGTTCGACGTCCAGGAGTGCCGGGCCACGCTGCCGCGCGAGCACTGGCCGCGGATGCGGTCCTACACCGTCCGGGCGTTCGACCCGCAGGCCGGCGAGCTGACCTTCGACTTCGTGCACCACGGCGACGAGGGCATCGCCGGCCCGTGGGCGGCCTCGGCTCAGCCGGGTGACGAACTGCTGCTGTCCGGTCCTGGTGGGGCGTACGCGCCGGGCACCGAAGCGGACTGGCACCTGCTGGCCGGCGACGAAAGCGCGTTGCCGGCCATCGCGGCGTCGCTCGAAGCGTTGCCGGCCGGGGTGTCGGCGCAGGCCGTGATCCTGGTCGAGAACGCCGCCGAGGAACAGGAGCTGGTCACGAAGGCCGACGCGCAGATCACGTGGCTGCACCGCGCGTCCGGGGGCGACGTCGCCGCGGCGGTGCGGGAGCTGCCGTGGCGCGACGGCGTCGTCCAGGCGTTCGTGCACGGCGAAGCGGGGTTTGTCCGGGAGCTGCGGCGGTACCTGCTCGACGAGCGCGGGGTGCGGCGCGAGCTGCTGTCCATCTCGGGGTACTGGCGCGTCGGCAAGGACGACGAAGCCTGGCGTGAAGAGAAAGCGGCCGAACGGGCGCGCGGCTAGCGCCAATCCGACCAAAAGCAGGCAGACCTCTGAGCGGCACGTAATGGAGCCGCGAAAGTGATTCTGCCGTGGCTGTGGTCGGATTGGTGGTCATCGGCACAGTAACCTCGCCGATATGGCGAACCTCAAGGTGGAGGTCGAGCCGGCGGACGCCGGGTTCGACGCGGACCGGCTGTCCCGGATCGACGCGCACTTCGACCGGTATGTCGAGGACGGACGATTGCCCGGCTGGCTCGCGGTGGTGAGCAGGCACGGCCGGATCGTGCACGTCGGCCACGGCGGCCACAGCGACGTCGAAGCGGGCACCCCGGTGGAGACCGACACGCTGTGGCGGATCTTCTCGATGACGAAGCCGATCACGTCGGTCGCGGCGATGATGCTCGTCGAAGACGGCCTGCTGGAGCTGGACGACCCGATTTCGCGGTGGCTGCCGGAGTTCGCGTCGCCGCGGGTGTTCGTCAAGGGGTCGGCGCTGCGGCCGGTGACCGAACCGGCCACGCAGCCGATCCGGGTGTGGCACCTGCTGACCCACACGGCGGGCCTGACGTACGGCTTCCACCACGGCCACCCGGTCGACGCGATCTACCGGGCGGCGGGCTTCGAGTGGGGGACGCCGCCGGGGTTGGACCTGGCGGCGTGTTCGGAGCAGTGGGCCTCGTTGCCCCTGTTGTTCCAGCCGGGCGCGGAGTGGAACTACTCGATCGCGACGGACGTGCTGGGGCGGCTCGTCGAGGTGGTTTCGGGACAGTCGCTGGACGAGTTCTTCTCGTCGCGGATCTTCACGCCGCTGGGCATGACGGACACGGGCTTCGTGGCTTCGTCGGTTTCGCGCTTGGCGGCGTTGTACGTGCCGGATCCCGCTACCGGCCGCGCCACGCGCAACGAGGCGTTCGGCAGCTTGGGGAAGTCCCGCCCGGACTGCCTGTCGGGTGGCGGCGGCCTGGTGTCGTCGGCGTCGGACTACTGGCGTTTCACGGAGATGTTGCTGCGCGGCGGCGCTTTGGACGACGTCCGGCTGCTGTCCCCGCGAACGGTGGCGCTGATGGCTTCGAACCACCTGCCGGGCCACGTGGACCTGGAGGAGTACGGCCGCCCGCTGTTCGCGGAGATGCCGTTCGACGGGCACGGGTTCGGTCTGGGCTTCTCGGTACTGGAGGACCCGGTGAAGGCCCGGACGCTGTCATCGGCGGGCGAGTTCGCCTGGGGTGGCGCGGCTTCGACCGCGTTTTGGGTGGATCCGGACGAGGATCTGACGGTGGGGTTCTACACGCAGCTGTTGCCGTCGAGCACCTATCGGCTGCGGTCGCAGCTGCGGCAGCTGGTCTACCAGGCACTGGTGGACTGAGCGGGTCGCCTGCTCAAGGATTTCGCTGGAAGAACGAAAATGCCCGGCCCGGCTCCCGAACAGGAGCCGGGCCGAGCGGCGCTTCAGGATGGTCGCGCAACTGGACCTCAGCCTCCGCGACTCCCTCCGCGATCACCCGGCGCCCTCGCGCGTAGTCCAACAGCTCCGCCACCGGGCGGTTGTCCGCCGAATACACCGCCGTGAACCGCTCGAACCCGCGCTCCAACGCTGCCAGCCCCAGCATGTGCAGCAGGGCTGAGGCCAGCCCGACCCGGCGCCACTCGGGCGCCACCGCTATCGCCACCTCCGCCATCCGCTTGCCCGTTGCCTCGTAGCGGGCCACTGCCACTCCCGGGCCCTCCACCGAACGGGCCACCAGGGCGAACCGGCGCTCGTAGTCCAGCACCGTCAGCCGCTGGAGGAGCTGGGGGGTCACTCGCGGGGCCGAGCCGCAGAAACGGCGGCGCAGGGTCTCCGGGTCCGCCGTGCGGATCGCTTCGCCCAGCTCCGGCGCGTCCTGCGGGGTCAGCGGGCGGACCCATACCCGGCGGCCGTCGCGGAGGAGGAGCGTGCGGTCGAATCCCGGGGGCGGCTGCGTCACCGGCCCACCCTAGCGGCCGCCCGATCGGGCGGGAGCGGGTTCACCGAAAACGAGTACGTTGGCAGTAAAGGGTTTCCGGGGGGAAGGGCGGCCATGCGGCGGATCGGGATCGTCGGAGCGGGGCAAGCGGGACTCGTCCTCGCCATCGGGTTGCGCCAACAGGGTTACGACGTCACGGTGTTCGCCGAACGCTCCGCCGAAGACGTGCGCGACGGACGGCTCGTCTCCAACCAGTGCCTCTTCCACCCCGCCCTCGAACGGGAACGTGCGCTCGGCGTCAACTTCTGGGAGGCGCCGCCCATCCGCGAAGTCGCCTTCGCCGCCGCCGGAGAGGGCGCGGAGCCCGCCATCTCCTGGCGCGTGGGACTCGACCGGCCCGCGCAGTCGGTCGACCAGCGCGTCAAGGTCTCCGACTGGATGACCGAGTTCGACCGCCTCGGCGGCGACCTCCGGATCCGCCGGGTCACCCCCGACGCCCTCGACGACTGCGCCCGCGAGTTCGAGCTGCTCATCGTCGCGGCCGGGCGGGGACCGCAGTTCGACGCGCTCTTCCCGCGTGACGACGAACGCTCGCCCTACCGCGAGCCGCAGCGCGCGATCGGCATCTGCTACGTCGCCGGCGCGCTCGACGCCGTCCCGGGACTCACCTTCGGCATGGCGCCGGTCGGCGAGTTCTTCCTGCTGCCCGTGCTTTCGGTTCACGGCCCGGTGCACGGTATCGGTTTCTTCGGCCTGCCCGGCGGCCCGATGGACGTCTGGGACGGCGTCGCCGACGTCGACCAGCACTACGAGACCGCCCGGAAGCTGTTGCGCACGCAGTACCCGTGGCAGGCGACGCTGCTGGACAACGCGCGTCCCGTGGCGCCGACCGAGATGCTGCACGGCCGGATCACGCCGATCGTGCGACACCCGGTCGGCACCCTGCCGTCCGGGGCGAAGGTCCTCGCGATGGGCGACACCGCGGTGACCAACGACCCGGTCGGCGGGCAGGGCGCCAATATGGCCGCACGCGCGGCGCGCGCGTACCAGGAGGCCATCGTCGAGCGCGCCGACCGGCCGTTCGACGAGGAGTTCATGCACGACGCTTTCGCCCGCTACTGGCACCACGCCCGGCACGCGACGCGCTTCAACAACGACCTCCTGGCCCCGCCGCCACCGCACGTACTGGCCACTTTGGACACTGCGCAACGCGTTCCCGAAGTGGCGCACCGGTTCGCGCACCTCTTCGAGAACCCGGCCGACTACGAAGGCTGGCTGGGTGATCCCGAAGCGGCGATGGCCTACCTTCAGTCGAAGGGGCCCCGGTCCGGGGCGCAGAGCGCACCCCGGGCGGGCAGCGAACCCGCGACGTAGTACCGGTCGAGCGCCTCATCCACGCACGCGCTCTTGCCGCGCGAACCGTGGCCGTACGTGTCGAGGCTCAGCAAGTGCGCGTTGGCCAGCAGCTTCTCGGTCCGCTGCGCGCCGGAGTACGGGGTTTCCAGGTCGCCCTGGCGGTTGGCGAGCAGCAGGATCGGCGCCGTCGGCCGGTTCCACGGGCCCGCGTATCGGCCGGTGTCCGAGACGTCCCAGGTGGCGCAGGGGAGCGTCTTGTAGACGTCGTACGGCCCGAAGCCGCGGCCGACCTGGTCCGCGCGCTGAGCGTAGTCCCACCAGACGGCCGGATCGCGCGGGTTCGCCGCGTCCGAACACAGCGTCGCGCCGCCGCCCAGCAGGGAGTCGACGTCCGGGGGCCCACCCGCGGACACCGGTGCGCGCGACGACGGATCCGCCAGCGCCCGCAGGAACGCCGCCAGCTGCGGCGCGGCCTGCGCGTCGGTCAGGTAGTTGTGGATCGTCGCGATCGCGCTCTGGTAGGTGACGACGACCTGCTTCCCGGCCGTG
Proteins encoded in this window:
- a CDS encoding nitrite/sulfite reductase, which produces MATPQTPARPARVKQKRGEGQWALGYREPLNPNERSKKDDHPLNVRARIENIYAHRGFDAIDPGDLRGRFRWFGLYTQRKPGIDGGRTATLEPEELDDRYFMLRVRLDGGVLSTEQLTVLGEISQAYARDTADITDRQNIQYHWIRIEDVPTIWAKLENAGMTTMEACGDSPRVILGSPVAGIAADEVIDGTPAIDEIKRRYIGKPEFANLPRKFKTAISGQPDVAHEIHDIAFVGVNHPEHGPGFDLWVGGGLSTNPMLGQRLGAWVPIDEVPDVWEGVISIFRDYGYRRLRSRARIKFLVKDWGAEKFRQVLQDEYLKRELIDGPPPVDPAVPIDHVGVHPQVDGKFYVGAAPIAGRVSGGTLVAVAKAAERAGSGRVRLTPQQKLVVLDVPEAQLGTLQAELAELGLESKPSPWRRSVMACTGLEFCKLAIVETKARAQQLVADLEKSLADIQDGLDTPVTVHLNGCPNSCARIQTADIGLKGQIVTDADGNQVEGFQVHLGGGLGLDAGFGRKLRGHKVTASELTGYVERVVRNYVTGREDGERFAQWAGRADESALQ
- a CDS encoding putative leader peptide, encoding MDAWHADAVTHAGVLLVARRHVDLLRVASALCVPVR
- a CDS encoding TetR/AcrR family transcriptional regulator; the protein is MRQNTERRTALTDAAIEVLARDGARGLTYRAVDTEAGVPPGTTSNYFRDRDQLLAEAGDRVHVRLSAPAEVLADPRAEEPSTGRVAALLGDLMTRLTTRRSSYLALLELRLEANRRPGLAAALTATVKESFELSAGFHEAAGLPGGRDEVLLLYLALTGLTVERLTLPEAFSGYSDAQVVGLLVDRILPGE
- a CDS encoding VOC family protein, with the translated sequence MQVKGFGAGYLVDDVAATTRFYREVIGLPVTVELDWFASVNAGAPGYEISFVRRGHESVPEGYRARPVSGLAFGLVVEDARAEAKRLEEAGVELVTPVVDEAFGQRHFYVADPNGVLLDVIEMIPPDPDWAAANLPAS
- the hemW gene encoding radical SAM family heme chaperone HemW yields the protein MPVLRPDSTTSIEPALPESALKGLGSRTFGVYVHVPFCATRCGYCDFNTYTAGELDSDSSPQSWLEGLRRELELAAKVLVVPPAADTVFVGGGTPSLLGADGLASVLDAVRDVFGLAPGAEVTTESNPESTSPEFFAGIREAGYTRVSLGMQSAARHVLKILDRVHTPGRPGQAAAEARAAGFEHVNLDVIYGTPGERPDDLLATLDAVLAAGVDHVSAYALIVEEGTALARRVRRGELPAPDDDVLAADYEMIDATLSAAGLRWYEVSNWAADDAARCRHNLGYWRGDDWWGAGPGAHSHVGGVRWWNVKHPARYAALLAAGESPAGGREVLTDDDQHLERIMLELRVAEGLPLDVLDEPGLAEARAAAAEGLLDPSALDTRGRAVLTDRGRLLADGVVRRLAG
- a CDS encoding NADP-dependent oxidoreductase; translated protein: MARAIRFGEYGDVEVLRVEDVPKPVPGRGQVLVEVRAAGINPGEAAIRRGLLHERFPATFPSGQGSDFAGVVAELGEGVEEIAVGDEVIGFVNTRSSHADYVVAEASDLTPRPDGVSWEAAGALFVAGTTAYAATAAVCPREGDTVVVSGAAGGVGSLAVQLALLAGAQVIGLAGPANHEWLRALGAIPVTYGDGVLDRIREAAPDGVHAFVDTFGSGYVELALHLGIHPGRIDTIIDYEAAGKYNVKTEGNAAGASAEVLRELSLLVGKGLLEVPIARVYPLDEVHDAYRELEQRHTRGKIVLVP
- a CDS encoding TetR/AcrR family transcriptional regulator, with translation MTVPPPPWRSAPSRRAAKPALSQELVVKTALEILAKEGLDAVTMRRVAQELETGPASLYAHVANKDELAELMLDAVLAEAPIPDPDPAHWDEQVKDLVRGQIRVMVAHPGIARVAWDIAVPVTPSSLRQGEAMLALLRAGGLTLKQATFAGDALALYAKAYAYEASGWTWGDIDEAETAKRGEQMVAYMRSLPPEAFPNMLHIGEFFSAETATDRLEFALDVYLAGLKVVAAKN
- a CDS encoding SgcJ/EcaC family oxidoreductase, whose amino-acid sequence is MTTTTAEADVRAVLGRLTEAWNSADAAAYGRLFTEDADYVTFFGMNLPGRETIESSHRALFEGPLKGSKLTGQLGAAAKVRFVRPDVAVVVVGGGSSLTGADTTDEGRDSTVSFVLVQEGGEWLITAFQNTRVSDPRG
- a CDS encoding siderophore-interacting protein: MAEAPRRSGRPAVRLRVLRTERLTPHMIRIVAGGEGIADFTPNAFTDAYVKVLFKVPGVEYPEPFDVQECRATLPREHWPRMRSYTVRAFDPQAGELTFDFVHHGDEGIAGPWAASAQPGDELLLSGPGGAYAPGTEADWHLLAGDESALPAIAASLEALPAGVSAQAVILVENAAEEQELVTKADAQITWLHRASGGDVAAAVRELPWRDGVVQAFVHGEAGFVRELRRYLLDERGVRRELLSISGYWRVGKDDEAWREEKAAERARG
- a CDS encoding serine hydrolase domain-containing protein; the protein is MANLKVEVEPADAGFDADRLSRIDAHFDRYVEDGRLPGWLAVVSRHGRIVHVGHGGHSDVEAGTPVETDTLWRIFSMTKPITSVAAMMLVEDGLLELDDPISRWLPEFASPRVFVKGSALRPVTEPATQPIRVWHLLTHTAGLTYGFHHGHPVDAIYRAAGFEWGTPPGLDLAACSEQWASLPLLFQPGAEWNYSIATDVLGRLVEVVSGQSLDEFFSSRIFTPLGMTDTGFVASSVSRLAALYVPDPATGRATRNEAFGSLGKSRPDCLSGGGGLVSSASDYWRFTEMLLRGGALDDVRLLSPRTVALMASNHLPGHVDLEEYGRPLFAEMPFDGHGFGLGFSVLEDPVKARTLSSAGEFAWGGAASTAFWVDPDEDLTVGFYTQLLPSSTYRLRSQLRQLVYQALVD
- a CDS encoding GNAT family N-acetyltransferase is translated as MTQPPPGFDRTLLLRDGRRVWVRPLTPQDAPELGEAIRTADPETLRRRFCGSAPRVTPQLLQRLTVLDYERRFALVARSVEGPGVAVARYEATGKRMAEVAIAVAPEWRRVGLASALLHMLGLAALERGFERFTAVYSADNRPVAELLDYARGRRVIAEGVAEAEVQLRDHPEAPLGPAPVREPGRAFSFFQRNP
- a CDS encoding styrene monooxygenase/indole monooxygenase family protein, with the protein product MRRIGIVGAGQAGLVLAIGLRQQGYDVTVFAERSAEDVRDGRLVSNQCLFHPALERERALGVNFWEAPPIREVAFAAAGEGAEPAISWRVGLDRPAQSVDQRVKVSDWMTEFDRLGGDLRIRRVTPDALDDCAREFELLIVAAGRGPQFDALFPRDDERSPYREPQRAIGICYVAGALDAVPGLTFGMAPVGEFFLLPVLSVHGPVHGIGFFGLPGGPMDVWDGVADVDQHYETARKLLRTQYPWQATLLDNARPVAPTEMLHGRITPIVRHPVGTLPSGAKVLAMGDTAVTNDPVGGQGANMAARAARAYQEAIVERADRPFDEEFMHDAFARYWHHARHATRFNNDLLAPPPPHVLATLDTAQRVPEVAHRFAHLFENPADYEGWLGDPEAAMAYLQSKGPRSGAQSAPRAGSEPAT